The following proteins are co-located in the Haloarcula rubripromontorii genome:
- a CDS encoding cation:proton antiporter subunit C produces MFELLNSHYNYFAVMLLLGIGLYMLIESRNLVKKVIGMNIFQTGIFLFFITLAFRAGGNPPIIKDGGGPYVSPLPHVLILTAIVVGVSLTAVALALIIRIYAEYGTLDEDKLKQLYYD; encoded by the coding sequence ATGTTTGAACTGCTGAACTCGCATTACAACTACTTCGCGGTGATGCTGCTGCTTGGTATCGGCCTGTATATGCTCATCGAGTCCCGAAACCTCGTGAAGAAGGTCATCGGGATGAACATCTTCCAGACCGGCATTTTCCTGTTTTTCATCACGCTTGCGTTCCGGGCCGGCGGGAACCCGCCAATCATCAAGGATGGTGGCGGCCCCTACGTCAGCCCGCTTCCGCACGTGCTCATTCTGACCGCTATTGTCGTCGGGGTGAGCCTGACCGCGGTGGCGCTTGCGCTCATTATCCGCATCTACGCCGAGTACGGTACGCTGGACGAAGACAAACTCAAACAGCTCTACTATGATTGA
- a CDS encoding cation:proton antiporter, which produces MIEFEAALLAIAGAFVLFAIVALYRVFAGPTDHDRVIAVNVMGTNTVIAIALVSGALDKPLFLDIALVYALLNFLLSIAFSKFNVEHGGVL; this is translated from the coding sequence ATGATTGAGTTCGAAGCGGCACTGCTGGCCATCGCCGGCGCGTTCGTCCTGTTCGCTATCGTGGCGCTGTACCGTGTGTTCGCAGGACCGACAGACCACGACAGAGTCATCGCGGTCAACGTGATGGGGACGAACACCGTCATTGCGATTGCGCTCGTCTCCGGTGCGCTCGATAAGCCGTTGTTCCTCGATATCGCGCTCGTGTACGCCCTGCTGAACTTCCTGCTCTCGATAGCGTTCTCGAAGTTCAACGTCGAGCACGGAGGTGTGCTATGA
- a CDS encoding DUF7269 family protein, with product MSDTESRDGQGGTARATIDVSVDRPAPGRRFVRYTLLGLAALAGAVFVVTFPSVLPNVGSGTTRQLQLVASVSAAAVGLFGLYTVVRTQESTLPPVRGRQPREPYHDDSGDEPTELLDELLEPKATQADSGALVGDDIDELLAKIDGRVDPYNGLEASYASEIRNRLREAARQVLVETTELSAEAAAREVRAGSWTDDRRALAFLGGPDAPDPPIEMQLRDWASGSGFDRKVEAAAAEIRQLQRGEQS from the coding sequence ATGAGTGACACGGAATCGCGGGACGGGCAAGGGGGAACCGCTCGGGCGACCATCGATGTCAGCGTCGACCGCCCGGCACCGGGGCGTCGGTTCGTCCGGTACACCCTGCTGGGACTCGCTGCACTTGCTGGCGCTGTGTTCGTCGTCACCTTCCCATCGGTGCTTCCGAACGTCGGGAGCGGGACAACCAGGCAACTACAGCTTGTCGCAAGCGTCAGCGCCGCTGCTGTCGGCCTTTTCGGCCTGTACACCGTTGTTCGGACACAGGAATCGACGCTGCCACCGGTACGAGGGAGACAACCGCGTGAGCCGTATCACGACGATTCGGGTGACGAGCCAACGGAACTGCTCGATGAACTACTGGAACCGAAAGCGACACAGGCAGACTCCGGCGCGCTGGTCGGCGACGACATCGACGAGTTGCTTGCAAAAATCGACGGGCGTGTCGACCCCTATAACGGCCTCGAAGCGAGCTATGCGTCGGAAATCAGGAACAGGCTCCGCGAGGCCGCGCGACAGGTGCTGGTCGAAACGACGGAGCTGTCGGCAGAGGCAGCAGCCCGAGAAGTTCGAGCCGGGTCGTGGACGGACGACCGCCGGGCACTAGCCTTCCTCGGGGGTCCGGACGCACCCGATCCGCCCATCGAGATGCAGCTACGGGACTGGGCCAGCGGTTCGGGGTTCGACCGGAAGGTTGAGGCTGCGGCGGCCGAGATACGACAGCTCCAGCGGGGTGAGCAGTCGTGA
- a CDS encoding DUF7519 family protein yields MTELDSRPAASSAALAGTVAMLVSLGLGLAVVDPIPVLAGFLGGLCIAAGVWALRSDAHERIASGSVAIVIGAGVFCGTALLAADYWSLVAALGFPLAATLVVIDASSGLVPPADASDELSTMLDESFVVLVAGILITIVCAVAAAVRLPWVLVRVVTGLSLHPLVGFVTLQAGVLTALLLLDRATETLESWIPAPTATTDRALGRLDLLGRSWWDIDSSLKAAVGLQLLVAFMPTAQGLFDRFLDTLPVLGPALRVAFSGPLHLPLAVGLLALLCILVVERLRQWLRQWLGDNPGRLLARQTGSIVLPVILLLGALVLTTAGVTRRVAPTYAGGGHYGSATVLLLGVLISIVVLRGLVTLLSELVDSELLSRQTAGFAAGSGLLFVMTLLGAERGLTPILVLVGSAAALLVWDTGAHASSIGQQLGRDADTTDSQFVHVTGTAAVLAGAILLVLLVRYVLIPVAVPTPSAGLSFSSVVALGLVLLAIAAFTLALNAHDGRPRTSSDGSSNRSEQTAGDSD; encoded by the coding sequence ATGACGGAACTCGACAGTCGACCGGCGGCATCGAGTGCGGCGCTGGCCGGGACGGTCGCGATGCTCGTTTCGCTCGGCCTCGGCCTCGCTGTCGTGGACCCGATACCGGTGCTGGCCGGCTTCCTCGGCGGGCTCTGTATCGCGGCCGGGGTCTGGGCGCTCCGCAGCGATGCCCACGAGCGTATCGCCTCCGGCAGCGTCGCCATCGTCATCGGTGCGGGCGTGTTCTGTGGGACCGCGCTGCTGGCGGCTGACTACTGGTCGCTCGTTGCGGCGCTCGGGTTCCCGCTGGCCGCCACGCTCGTCGTTATCGACGCGAGTAGCGGGTTGGTGCCGCCGGCCGACGCGTCGGACGAACTCTCGACAATGCTCGACGAGAGTTTCGTAGTGCTGGTGGCCGGCATTCTTATTACAATCGTCTGTGCCGTCGCGGCTGCCGTCAGGCTGCCCTGGGTGCTCGTCCGTGTCGTCACCGGCCTCTCTCTCCATCCGCTCGTGGGCTTTGTGACGCTACAGGCTGGGGTCCTGACCGCCCTGTTGTTGCTGGACCGGGCGACGGAGACGCTGGAGTCGTGGATTCCGGCACCCACGGCGACGACCGACCGAGCGCTCGGGCGGCTAGACCTGCTAGGGCGAAGCTGGTGGGACATTGACTCCTCCCTCAAAGCCGCCGTGGGCCTGCAGTTGCTCGTGGCGTTTATGCCGACAGCACAGGGACTGTTTGACCGTTTCCTCGATACTCTCCCGGTGCTCGGGCCGGCTCTACGGGTCGCCTTCAGTGGTCCGCTCCATCTCCCCCTTGCGGTCGGGCTTCTAGCGCTACTGTGTATTCTTGTCGTCGAACGGCTCCGACAGTGGCTGCGACAGTGGCTGGGGGACAACCCCGGACGGTTGCTGGCGCGGCAGACCGGCAGTATCGTACTCCCCGTGATACTGCTGCTGGGCGCGCTGGTCCTTACGACCGCTGGCGTGACCCGGCGAGTAGCACCCACGTATGCCGGGGGCGGCCACTATGGCTCGGCTACTGTGTTGCTCCTTGGCGTCTTGATCTCGATCGTCGTCCTCCGTGGACTCGTCACACTACTGTCTGAGCTAGTCGATTCGGAGTTGCTATCCCGGCAGACAGCAGGGTTCGCCGCTGGAAGCGGGCTCCTGTTCGTCATGACGTTGCTCGGTGCTGAGCGCGGACTCACACCCATACTCGTCCTCGTCGGGAGCGCAGCGGCGCTGCTGGTCTGGGACACCGGCGCGCACGCCAGCAGTATCGGGCAGCAACTGGGCCGAGACGCCGACACGACCGACAGCCAGTTCGTCCACGTCACCGGAACCGCGGCCGTCCTCGCCGGGGCCATTCTCCTCGTGCTGCTCGTTCGCTACGTACTCATCCCGGTCGCGGTTCCGACTCCGTCGGCCGGACTCTCGTTCAGTTCTGTAGTCGCACTCGGGCTGGTTCTGCTGGCGATAGCCGCGTTCACCCTCGCACTGAACGCGCACGACGGAAGACCGCGTACCAGCAGTGACGGGAGCAGCAATCGGAGTGAGCAGACTGCCGGCGACAGTGACTAG
- a CDS encoding Na(+)/H(+) antiporter subunit B gives MSSDERTGLYVESTIIMTTVRVVAPFVLTFALFVMFHGANSPGGGFQGGVIAGSVVMMLAFAYGIDAAREWLDVRVVAALASGGVLTFAAIGLGTIVLGGNFLEYHLYEQFISHVVAYAIELVELAIGGIVASVAIGLFFLLAAGFGHAVDSPEDES, from the coding sequence ATGAGTAGTGACGAGCGCACCGGGCTCTACGTCGAGAGTACCATCATCATGACGACGGTGCGGGTCGTCGCGCCGTTCGTACTCACCTTCGCTCTGTTCGTGATGTTCCACGGGGCGAACTCCCCCGGGGGCGGCTTCCAGGGCGGGGTCATCGCCGGCTCAGTCGTGATGATGCTCGCGTTCGCCTACGGCATCGACGCGGCCCGAGAGTGGCTCGATGTTCGCGTCGTTGCCGCGCTCGCGTCCGGTGGGGTGCTCACGTTCGCAGCCATCGGGCTGGGAACGATAGTTCTGGGCGGGAACTTCCTCGAGTACCACCTGTACGAGCAGTTCATCTCGCATGTGGTCGCCTACGCCATCGAGCTTGTCGAACTGGCCATCGGTGGTATCGTCGCCAGCGTTGCCATCGGCCTCTTTTTCCTGCTCGCAGCGGGATTCGGCCACGCCGTCGATTCACCGGAGGATGAGAGCTGA
- a CDS encoding DUF58 domain-containing protein, translating to MSTRETTQRNVGVSAALVAGGAGIVTGNPAVFMVAAVALVYAAYQAAIGDPEPALTVERHVEPTDPLPGSEVTVTLTLTNDGGATLPDVRVLDGVPERLEVIDGSPRFGTHLEAGASDSVTYAVEARRGDHAFTDVAIACRNLTGTVEFAEQVTVETTLSCSASVDTVPLSGQTLAQSGRVPTDAGGNGLAFYAIREHQSSDPMSRVDWNRFAKTNELATVEFKETRAATVVTLVDSRHPVAGTAGAPTAVQFCVYAAQQVGAALLAMDNRVGAAVYDSCETLQPSANRAQEQRLEAFLEAVVSGSAARSSGNRNSWLRDTDTRTRRMQSPTETADRYGITDGGDAVATLDRSIPSESQVVFCTPLLDDRAADAAKRLAAYGHAVTVVSPEMTTGDSPGTTVEQIDRTARLDTLRGTVRVVDWTPTDPLAKALIRATERWA from the coding sequence GTGAGCACGCGCGAGACCACACAGCGCAACGTCGGCGTCTCGGCCGCACTGGTTGCCGGCGGAGCCGGCATCGTCACCGGGAACCCGGCGGTTTTCATGGTCGCGGCGGTGGCGCTGGTGTATGCGGCCTATCAGGCGGCTATCGGTGACCCCGAACCAGCACTCACGGTCGAGCGTCACGTCGAACCGACCGACCCGCTCCCCGGGTCAGAGGTGACAGTGACGCTGACACTCACGAACGACGGGGGCGCGACGCTGCCCGATGTTCGCGTCCTCGACGGCGTCCCGGAGCGGCTCGAAGTCATCGACGGCTCACCGCGATTCGGGACTCACCTCGAAGCCGGTGCGTCGGATTCGGTCACCTACGCCGTCGAAGCCCGGCGCGGCGACCACGCGTTCACCGACGTGGCGATCGCCTGCCGGAACCTGACCGGGACCGTCGAATTCGCCGAGCAGGTCACCGTCGAGACGACGCTCTCGTGCAGTGCCAGTGTGGACACCGTGCCGCTTTCGGGCCAGACGCTGGCACAGTCCGGGCGTGTGCCGACGGACGCCGGTGGGAACGGGCTCGCGTTCTACGCGATCCGCGAACACCAGTCCTCGGACCCGATGAGCCGCGTCGACTGGAACCGTTTCGCGAAGACGAACGAGCTAGCGACAGTCGAGTTCAAGGAGACACGAGCGGCCACCGTCGTCACGCTGGTAGATTCGAGACATCCCGTTGCGGGTACCGCAGGCGCACCCACGGCCGTGCAGTTCTGCGTCTACGCGGCCCAGCAGGTCGGCGCGGCGCTTCTGGCGATGGATAACCGCGTCGGGGCCGCCGTCTACGACAGTTGCGAGACGCTGCAGCCGTCGGCTAATCGGGCACAGGAGCAGCGATTAGAGGCGTTTCTGGAAGCGGTTGTGAGCGGGTCGGCCGCCAGGTCGTCAGGGAACCGTAATTCGTGGCTACGCGACACCGACACCCGAACCCGGCGAATGCAATCGCCGACCGAGACAGCAGACCGGTACGGTATCACTGACGGCGGGGACGCGGTGGCGACGCTCGACCGCTCGATACCGAGTGAATCACAGGTCGTATTCTGTACACCCCTGCTCGACGACCGGGCGGCCGATGCGGCGAAACGGCTCGCCGCGTACGGACACGCGGTCACAGTTGTCAGTCCGGAGATGACAACGGGTGACAGCCCGGGAACGACTGTCGAGCAAATCGACCGAACAGCCCGCCTCGATACGCTTCGAGGCACAGTTCGAGTCGTCGACTGGACGCCCACGGACCCGCTCGCTAAAGCCCTCATTCGCGCGACGGAGCGGTGGGCATGA
- a CDS encoding monovalent cation/H+ antiporter subunit D family protein: MIEQIPVLLVVLPIVGGAIPLVASLVSERAGWPVATLTLVVQAGLAGLLAWTVSTSGTVSYAVGGFAAPYGIELVVDGLSGAVAVLVAVVSLGVLVYARQAGPHSGPFYGLYLLLVAGLTGMTVTGDVFNLYVFLEITGLAAYGLVASGRDASAAVAALKYLIIGTVGASLYLLGIGYLLAATGTLNMADLAEKLGSMAAYDSTLVLTGFGLMVGGLTVKVALFPLHTWQPDAYANAPDTVSAFISALVSTVSAYALARLLFSVFTVEFLAAVPTARWALVGLACVSIIAGSALAVSQDSVQRMLAYSSVSQFGLVVAGFAIATPLAVVGATVHLLGHAVMKGGLFAATGIIERKTGATTVNGYAGMGSRVPVSAFAFAVLSLAMVGVPPAVGFVGKWYIVLGAVNAENWPVVAVLLASTLLTLAYFARLVERLYFAEPTIHAEPDEAPVTDGSGQAVSFGMVAVVVVAAALAVALTAAVPELQRVLEETLPPLLNQ, from the coding sequence ATGATTGAACAGATCCCTGTGTTGCTGGTGGTCCTGCCCATCGTCGGCGGCGCGATACCCTTGGTCGCCAGCCTGGTCAGCGAGCGGGCAGGGTGGCCAGTTGCGACGCTGACGCTCGTCGTCCAGGCCGGCCTGGCCGGACTGCTCGCGTGGACCGTCAGCACGAGCGGGACCGTTTCCTACGCGGTCGGTGGTTTCGCCGCCCCGTACGGTATCGAACTCGTCGTCGACGGGCTCTCAGGGGCCGTCGCCGTGCTCGTGGCCGTCGTGTCGCTGGGTGTGCTCGTGTACGCTCGGCAGGCCGGCCCACATTCGGGCCCCTTCTATGGCCTGTACCTGCTTCTGGTCGCCGGCCTGACGGGCATGACGGTCACTGGCGACGTGTTCAATCTCTACGTGTTCCTCGAAATCACGGGGCTTGCGGCGTACGGCCTCGTGGCGAGTGGCCGGGACGCCAGTGCCGCCGTCGCGGCGCTGAAATACCTCATTATCGGGACCGTCGGGGCCTCACTGTACCTGCTTGGCATCGGCTACCTGCTTGCGGCGACAGGCACGCTCAACATGGCCGACCTCGCCGAGAAGCTCGGTTCGATGGCGGCCTACGACTCGACGCTCGTCCTGACTGGGTTCGGACTGATGGTCGGTGGACTGACGGTGAAGGTCGCCCTGTTCCCCCTGCACACCTGGCAGCCCGACGCATACGCGAACGCTCCGGATACGGTGAGTGCGTTCATTTCCGCGCTTGTTTCGACAGTTTCGGCGTACGCGCTCGCCCGCCTGCTGTTCTCCGTGTTCACTGTTGAGTTCCTGGCGGCTGTGCCCACCGCTCGCTGGGCGCTGGTCGGCCTGGCCTGCGTGAGCATCATCGCCGGAAGCGCACTCGCCGTCTCGCAGGACAGCGTCCAGCGGATGCTGGCGTACTCCTCGGTGTCGCAGTTCGGCCTCGTCGTTGCCGGGTTCGCCATCGCCACCCCGCTGGCCGTCGTCGGCGCGACTGTCCATCTGCTCGGCCATGCAGTGATGAAAGGTGGGCTGTTCGCTGCGACGGGCATTATCGAGCGCAAGACGGGCGCGACGACGGTGAACGGCTACGCTGGGATGGGGAGCCGCGTCCCGGTTTCGGCGTTTGCCTTCGCCGTGCTTTCGCTGGCGATGGTCGGCGTTCCGCCCGCAGTCGGCTTCGTCGGCAAGTGGTACATCGTCCTCGGCGCGGTCAACGCCGAGAACTGGCCCGTCGTGGCTGTGTTGCTCGCGAGTACGCTGCTGACGCTGGCGTACTTCGCCCGCCTCGTCGAGCGGCTCTACTTCGCCGAGCCGACTATCCACGCGGAACCCGACGAGGCACCCGTCACAGACGGGAGCGGACAGGCAGTCTCGTTCGGCATGGTCGCCGTCGTCGTCGTCGCGGCCGCCCTCGCGGTCGCACTGACCGCAGCCGTACCGGAGTTGCAGAGAGTGCTCGAAGAAACGCTTCCACCCCTTCTAAACCAATGA
- a CDS encoding monovalent cation/H+ antiporter subunit E, which produces MTVRNTVAYAVEQAESAAREGQQQISLHLVAVASTRAVDPDAQTELGQAKDLLDRIEVWLDEDLGTAPPSNLDVELGVIGADRYLFSPGDYADAILAYADEHSIERVVLDPEFNPGGTTPMLRPLEVELVRGDIEVETAPVERPARSTALARAATLPKYLTIFAASYLFYMLLSSYKPLDFLTGAITATIVTALLAPIAFSRQPSLTRAPRQLARLAIYVPYLLKEIAVANLEIAYVVLHPSLPIDPEMVELEAAIWGDGAVTTLANSITLTPGTLTVSVSEQAFDIHSLTGSSREDLFDGGLERAVRFVFYGREAAAIPSPRERGQGGDGAVESDIGDPEVADDD; this is translated from the coding sequence GTGACGGTCCGTAACACCGTCGCCTATGCCGTTGAACAAGCCGAATCGGCGGCCAGAGAGGGACAGCAACAGATATCGCTGCACCTCGTCGCCGTCGCAAGCACGCGCGCCGTCGACCCCGACGCTCAGACGGAACTCGGCCAGGCAAAGGACCTGCTCGACCGAATCGAGGTCTGGCTCGACGAAGACCTCGGTACTGCCCCGCCGTCGAATCTCGACGTTGAGCTGGGCGTCATCGGTGCCGACCGTTACCTGTTTAGCCCCGGTGATTACGCCGACGCAATTCTGGCCTACGCCGACGAACACAGCATCGAACGGGTCGTCCTCGATCCGGAGTTCAATCCGGGCGGCACGACGCCGATGCTTCGGCCGCTCGAAGTCGAACTCGTCCGGGGCGATATCGAGGTCGAGACCGCGCCCGTCGAGCGGCCAGCACGGTCGACCGCGCTCGCTCGCGCCGCGACGCTCCCGAAGTATCTCACCATTTTCGCAGCGTCGTATCTGTTCTATATGCTGTTGAGTTCGTACAAACCGCTGGATTTCCTCACTGGCGCGATAACGGCGACGATTGTCACTGCGTTGCTTGCACCGATCGCGTTCAGCCGTCAGCCATCGCTGACACGGGCTCCGAGACAGCTCGCACGGCTGGCTATTTACGTCCCGTACCTGCTCAAGGAAATCGCCGTCGCCAACCTCGAAATCGCCTACGTCGTCTTGCACCCATCACTGCCGATCGACCCGGAGATGGTCGAGTTGGAGGCCGCCATCTGGGGTGACGGAGCGGTGACGACGCTTGCAAACAGCATCACGCTGACGCCCGGAACGCTCACCGTCAGCGTCTCCGAGCAGGCGTTCGACATCCATTCGCTCACCGGGAGTTCGCGAGAGGACCTGTTCGACGGCGGCCTCGAACGAGCCGTCCGGTTCGTTTTCTACGGCCGGGAGGCGGCAGCGATTCCCTCGCCACGCGAGCGAGGACAGGGGGGCGACGGCGCGGTCGAGAGCGATATCGGCGACCCGGAGGTGGCCGACGATGATTGA
- a CDS encoding DUF4040 domain-containing protein, producing the protein MTLSLIEGLLLVFVLGCAIGAAVLRDVLASLMAFAAYSLGISIIWVMLEAPDVGLTEAAVGAGIMTILFILALANTVRPQENGLFESISVRTVVLVGAFVAVMIATVPSLPAVGADGAANPVVSGEVTQYYLENAYADTEVKNGVTAVLAAYRGFDTLGEAVVVFSAGVAALTVLRQEVFA; encoded by the coding sequence ATGACCCTCTCACTCATCGAGGGGTTGTTGCTGGTGTTCGTGCTTGGCTGTGCTATCGGTGCGGCCGTCCTCCGTGACGTGCTGGCGTCACTGATGGCGTTTGCCGCCTACAGCCTCGGGATTTCCATTATCTGGGTGATGCTTGAGGCCCCCGATGTGGGGCTGACGGAAGCGGCTGTCGGAGCGGGTATCATGACGATACTGTTCATCCTGGCGCTGGCAAACACCGTTCGACCACAGGAGAACGGCCTGTTCGAGTCGATCAGCGTCCGGACCGTCGTACTGGTCGGCGCGTTCGTCGCCGTCATGATTGCGACCGTTCCGTCGCTGCCTGCCGTCGGTGCGGATGGCGCAGCGAACCCCGTCGTCAGCGGCGAGGTGACGCAGTACTACCTCGAAAACGCTTACGCGGACACGGAAGTGAAAAACGGTGTGACGGCTGTACTCGCGGCCTACCGTGGGTTCGATACGCTTGGCGAGGCCGTGGTGGTCTTCTCGGCCGGTGTCGCGGCGCTGACCGTCCTCAGACAGGAGGTGTTCGCATGA
- the mnhG gene encoding monovalent cation/H(+) antiporter subunit G yields MTPTEWAIIALALVGAFFGGVASIGIIRLPDIYTRAHAASKSDTLGAVLSIAAAAFAIQTDLATIKAVFLLVFMFLTNPTAAHAIARAAQDQGIEPWTTGDEEGKS; encoded by the coding sequence ATGACGCCGACGGAGTGGGCGATCATCGCGCTCGCGCTGGTCGGGGCGTTCTTCGGCGGCGTCGCCTCAATCGGTATCATTCGACTCCCTGACATATACACTCGCGCTCACGCGGCATCGAAAAGCGACACGCTGGGGGCCGTCCTCAGTATCGCTGCCGCCGCGTTCGCGATTCAGACCGACCTCGCGACGATCAAGGCCGTCTTCCTGCTGGTGTTTATGTTTCTGACGAACCCCACCGCCGCCCACGCCATCGCCCGGGCGGCACAGGACCAGGGTATCGAGCCGTGGACCACCGGCGATGAGGAGGGCAAGTCATGA
- the coaBC gene encoding bifunctional phosphopantothenoylcysteine decarboxylase/phosphopantothenate--cysteine ligase CoaBC, whose product MLTGVNVVLGVSGSIAAVKTVELAHELRRQGASVRAVMTDSATGIIHPWALSFATDNQVITEITGDVEHVDLCGRSGWGDVLLLAPATANTVGKVAAAIDDTPVTTCVTTALGADVPVVVAPAMHEPMYDHPGVLDAIDRVESWGVEFVDPRIEEGKAKIATEEAIVTATARAAGDRPLAGEHVVVTAGATTESVDPVRTLSNRSSGRTGRAVARACYVRGADVTLVHDGGDVPYATVERVESAAEMTAATRRVADSADALVSAAAISDYTVEQAPEKIKSGQAELTLTLEPTPKLIDTVRADSPDLPIVGFKVETEGDDETLIERAREIRERAGLAFVVANDASVMGGDETRAILVDGDSATEYVGDKQGLGARVADELGDHLSSRD is encoded by the coding sequence ATGCTGACCGGAGTCAACGTCGTTCTTGGGGTGTCGGGGTCTATCGCGGCCGTCAAGACGGTGGAACTCGCACACGAACTCCGACGGCAGGGGGCGTCCGTCCGGGCGGTGATGACCGACAGCGCGACAGGTATCATCCATCCGTGGGCGCTGTCGTTCGCGACGGACAATCAGGTGATTACCGAAATCACGGGCGACGTCGAACACGTCGACCTCTGCGGGCGCTCGGGCTGGGGCGATGTACTCTTGCTTGCGCCCGCAACGGCAAACACCGTCGGCAAGGTCGCCGCGGCAATCGACGACACGCCCGTGACGACGTGTGTGACGACCGCCCTCGGCGCGGACGTGCCGGTTGTCGTCGCACCGGCAATGCACGAGCCGATGTACGACCACCCCGGCGTGCTGGATGCTATCGACCGCGTCGAGTCCTGGGGCGTCGAGTTCGTTGACCCGCGAATCGAGGAGGGAAAGGCCAAGATCGCGACCGAGGAGGCCATCGTCACGGCGACCGCCCGGGCAGCGGGCGACCGACCGCTTGCAGGTGAACACGTCGTCGTGACTGCAGGTGCGACCACGGAGTCCGTCGACCCGGTTCGGACGCTCTCGAACCGTTCTTCGGGGCGGACCGGGCGAGCCGTCGCGCGGGCCTGTTACGTCCGCGGGGCCGACGTGACGCTCGTTCACGACGGGGGGGACGTTCCATACGCGACCGTCGAGCGGGTCGAGTCCGCCGCGGAGATGACGGCGGCAACCCGTCGGGTCGCCGACTCGGCCGACGCGCTGGTGTCGGCGGCGGCTATCTCGGATTACACGGTTGAGCAGGCCCCTGAGAAAATCAAGAGCGGGCAGGCGGAACTGACGCTGACGCTCGAACCGACGCCGAAGCTCATCGACACCGTTCGGGCAGATAGCCCGGATCTCCCCATCGTCGGGTTCAAAGTCGAAACAGAGGGCGACGACGAGACGCTAATCGAGCGCGCCCGCGAGATACGCGAGCGGGCCGGGCTGGCCTTCGTGGTCGCTAACGACGCGAGCGTGATGGGCGGCGACGAGACGCGTGCCATACTTGTCGACGGAGACTCGGCCACGGAGTACGTCGGGGACAAGCAGGGGCTGGGAGCCCGTGTCGCCGACGAACTCGGTGACCATCTGTCCAGTCGTGACTGA
- a CDS encoding DUF4129 domain-containing protein — translation MSTKLVRAALALLCAVAVLFGTALFPGALGVEFESNGPLDSRASEPTTPTGTAPGEVDGGPTPVATSDGAETTPRATSDDPAATATPAPTETATETPGASGGNDGGSSVLVKLFGLVLIGGFGVVAVSVIRAASNAKGDGPTAAGLHLHPILDTLVGTVVSAVSDGAVGRTLGRIPKVTTAALLSGSSALARVGAGIAAVSGGILSGLATGFGSVGTMSLRGIAGLPSALGSLSVAPFRALRGFGGSGGFLASVRSGVDSPSLFGSSDTASGRSAAAESTAEADDGPDIDSLSVQEAWALLADRVSVPDPETATPGEYARRAIDSGLPEAPVRQLTTIFREVEYGGRSATGERTESARTALRDLRSRGDD, via the coding sequence GTGTCAACAAAGCTGGTACGTGCCGCCCTCGCCCTCCTCTGTGCGGTTGCTGTCCTGTTCGGCACGGCGCTGTTTCCCGGCGCTCTCGGTGTCGAATTCGAGTCGAACGGCCCCCTCGACAGCCGAGCGAGCGAGCCGACCACACCCACGGGGACAGCGCCCGGCGAAGTCGACGGTGGGCCGACACCGGTAGCGACCAGTGATGGAGCAGAGACGACGCCACGAGCGACGAGCGATGATCCAGCGGCGACAGCGACGCCAGCACCGACGGAGACAGCGACAGAAACGCCGGGAGCCAGCGGTGGCAACGACGGTGGGTCCTCAGTGCTGGTGAAACTGTTCGGGCTGGTGCTGATCGGCGGGTTCGGCGTCGTTGCAGTCAGTGTCATTCGGGCCGCATCGAACGCCAAGGGTGACGGGCCGACAGCGGCTGGACTCCACCTGCATCCGATTCTGGATACACTCGTCGGGACAGTGGTCTCAGCAGTTTCGGACGGCGCGGTGGGGCGGACTCTCGGCCGGATTCCGAAGGTAACGACCGCCGCGCTACTCTCGGGATCGTCGGCGCTCGCACGAGTCGGGGCCGGTATCGCTGCCGTCTCCGGCGGTATCCTGTCCGGACTGGCGACAGGGTTCGGGTCGGTCGGCACGATGTCACTGCGGGGGATCGCCGGGCTGCCGAGTGCGCTCGGGTCGCTCTCAGTCGCGCCGTTCAGAGCGCTGCGCGGCTTCGGCGGATCCGGCGGCTTCCTTGCCTCAGTTCGGAGTGGCGTCGACAGCCCGTCGCTGTTTGGCTCATCGGATACAGCGTCCGGGCGGTCAGCGGCCGCCGAATCGACGGCAGAGGCGGACGACGGGCCGGACATCGATTCGCTGTCAGTGCAGGAAGCCTGGGCACTGCTGGCTGACCGCGTGTCAGTGCCGGACCCCGAGACGGCAACGCCCGGGGAGTACGCTCGCCGAGCTATCGACAGCGGGCTTCCGGAAGCGCCCGTGCGCCAGCTAACAACCATCTTTCGGGAGGTTGAATACGGCGGGCGGTCGGCGACCGGAGAGCGAACAGAATCGGCTCGGACCGCCCTCAGAGACCTCCGGAGCCGAGGTGACGACTGA